CACTTGGAGTTAACAGATCATGACTTGCGTGCCGACTACGATGAGTTTTTCAAGGACGTTGTTGGAGAACTGGAAAAGTTTggcaaaattgtaaattttcgTGCTGTTCGCAATACGCTGCCCCATCTTCGGGGCAATGTTTTTATCGAGTACGCTCAGGAGCGGTAAGTAAACTAATCTATATATTCTGTATGATGAATAAGGCCTAGGAGTTTCTAAATTGTAATTAGCACAGCTTAAAATGCAGTTCatactaattaaatatttttatgtaccTTTTCTAGCTTTGCATTGCGTGCATTTGTCAATTTGCAGAGTCGTTACTATGCCTCCAGACGGCTTAATGTTGAGTTCTCCAATTTGAACGCTTGGCGTGGCGCTATTTGCGGTACGTGAACCGCTTTTGAAGAGCTGTATCCAGTATCCTTtgccaaacacaaaaattagaCTTTATAGAATGCTATATCATAGTTCTTTAGATTAAGCTCTATCAAACTTGTTGCTTCTTTAAGGTTTGTCCTTAACACGCAAATGTCCTAAGGGTTACAGCTGTGGGTATCTCCACTTATTTCGCAATCCCAACAATGTCTTCAATGTCAACTTGGAGACACATACCACTCCAAGCAGTGTTCGATCCCATAGTAATACGCCCAGATGCAGAGCACCTAGGTAAGcagttttatttgcataagtatacatttatttaaagttcttATTACAGCTGGAATGATGATGAGAAGGAATCTCGTAACTGGCGTTGGTCAGAGAGTCCCGAGTTGGATCTAACGAATTCTAAATCAAAAATGAATAGATCACATCGGAGTAGCGAACGTCGCTCTAGATCCAAGGAAGATGACAAGAATAATAGTAAAAAATCATATTCCAGACGAGACTATCAACCGCGAAGTAATAATCGAAGTAGCTCccataaattaaaaagccaTAAACTTGATAGAAGTCGCTCCCGTTCACCAGGTCGACATCGTCATGCTTCACGTCATCATAAATATAATCGTGAAATAAATCAAGGTacgatttaaatatttttgtttttttttttcattttgatggatttttacaacatttttattgaatctCTTTGTTTTGGGCGGCAATAGAAATTAGTGCTGAAGAGATTTCCGTgtaaagagatagagagtaaAGTGAGAATTCCAGTGAATACTAAATacttaacaattttaagatttgtttttatattatttacataaatataaatacaattcgACGTGTAAAATTGGCAGTTTCGAAAGGATAGTTTTGTGTGAATTTTGAAGTTTTGCAAGTGAGGACATTCCTCTCCCAAGTGGAGAGTGTGTGCCTGATGTGCATGGAAAGATGTGTACATAGGTGGTAAGATCGGTGtgtgaaattatataaattctaAAGTCTATTTGTCTTGCATTCGTCGTACACAcacaatttaaacaaaaaattatacaaaaaactCATTCAGGGAGTATTATAATaagtagtttttttttttgatttaaaattacacaaacAATACGAAGCTTTCAGCTTGATCAGCTGCCGGAAACAACTTATAGACGAATGCCGGGATTTGTGGCAGCCACATAGCGGAGCAGCTCCTCGTTATCCTCACAGATGACAGGCTTCTCGTGGTAGCAGGCAACGTCGTGCCATGCGATGCCATCGTTGTACACGTTGTTCAACACCGACAGACACTGTTCCTTTGTCTGGTTGATGTCGTACTCGGCATTGTCGGGCTGTGGACGCTTCTTGTGACCGGTTTGCGACCATGGGTTGTAGCCCCATCCCTGTGGAATGCGGTTGGTGGCCTGGATCTTCTCGCGAGTTGCGGACCAGAACCAACCGTAAACGTTCTTGGGCTCCAAATCGGGACGGTTCTCGCAGCCAGCGAAATCGCAAATGCGACCAGCGGTCCAGATGTAGGGCACATCGTTCTGTTGGATGACACGGAAGATGAGGTTGTTCTTCTCTTGGGTCTCCAGGGCGACCAGATCCATGCAGTATTCGCGGCACAGATTACGGCCATCCAACCAATCGACCTTCCTGTTGGCCAGAGCGGGCACATGGGTGCTTAGGAACATGTTTTTGCCGCGGTAGGAGAACTCCTTGGGGCCTGTAAGAGTCGAAAGCAGATTGATGGGTCAGTCAGTGTTGTTGTAGGTGTGCTAACATTGAGTTCAATGCGATGGCTGCTGTTTTGCTTGCCTCATGATTGGCAAAACATGCCACGGATGCTTACACAACTTCCCCCACAGTTTTGCGTTGCGCAATCTCTGCAGCAATTTATGcagctttatttatttttttttttgactgtCGTGctaagctgagctgagctctcTTCACATCGTCAGCAGCAGTCTTCATCGTCGCCCTACCGTCTTCTGCTTTCCTTTGTCTGTGTGTCAAAAGGTTTTCCGTttgccaaacaacaaaaaaaagccaaGTCGGTAAAGCCAACAATGGAATATTCCCCCAGCCTCTCTTTGTAGTGCACTGCAACAGCTTTGCAGCTCCTAACACCCCAGCAGCATCACCACCTCCTCCCCCTACTACGTAACTAGTTTCACATCGTTGCCtcgctgcaacagcaacagcagcagcggctccAGCTGCCGTGCAGCGTCCATTTGATTAGCTACTTTGGACTTCGAAGCATTATGTTTATTCGTTTCTGTTTTCGTTTCCACATTACTGTGCGCTGCTGTTTCGCCAgtgatttttgtattttgtattttttgtctTAACACGCCCGCCTGTGCCACGCCTCTTTGGCGGCGGCACGCGTCATTAGGCGCGCTTTAAGCCGCTTTAAAGCTGCCATGTCAGTTtcgatgttgctgcttgttggcTGCTGTATTTTTGCCGCCGTCACTTTTGCAATTGCCTTTGCCTGTTCATTCGTTCATCACTCCCCACCCTCCTCTGGCTCCCTGTTGCCGCCTTCATGTCTCACTTCACGTCAAATCAGCTTAAGTCTAACATAATGACCTTATTTGCCATTGTTtgcacattattattattttttgccgATGCTGTCTGTTGTCGTCTGCTGCGGCAATTTCCTCACTTTGCGGGTCAAGGCAATAAAAAAATCTCTGGGCGTCACATTAGCGCGCGCATTAACCTCACTTTCTTTCGTCAAGTTTTCCTGGCTGCAAATTACGAAAACTACAAATATCTGTAGATTGCCTTGCAATTGCATCATTCCCAAACTAGCTGGCAGATAAATATCGTTTAATAAGCTGCTTAGGCAGCAAGAATCTCAGGCTTGGGCTTTAGAAaatcggttttttttttgtgttgtttaaatggaaattaataAGCAGGCGAATAGCAGTTTGCATGCCTGAAAGTTGTTATTAACAACAAGACGACGAGTCGCGTCTATAGAGAGCCGGTAATTAAGTTTGAATAgataattagtttatttaactAAAAGTTGTGCTTGTTGTATAACTGGAAATTTCTAAAAGATGAAAGATCTAAGCCACAGCAAATAGCAACAGTAAAATAGCGACTCCAAACTGGCTATGCAACTTTATTATGAGCCGTCACGTTGCGAcgttgcccaaaaaaaaaaatatacataaaaaagtTAACTTGCATTTTCTATTCAAACGGGATGTACTCTGTATATGTGCAGCATGCATGTGTCTATGTGAATGCCTAA
This DNA window, taken from Drosophila nasuta strain 15112-1781.00 chromosome 2L, ASM2355853v1, whole genome shotgun sequence, encodes the following:
- the LOC132791945 gene encoding U2 small nuclear ribonucleoprotein auxiliary factor 35 kDa subunit-related protein 2 isoform X1; this encodes MPGERAWRKLLKKEQRKRRRQKYARENEKQQEGDPEYQQWLKQQMELEEFQRLADERVQQDEEIEWLRREALAQRQFRLDAAQLRQQEMEAERLRVRQSEELAALQHEQHRRQEERDRLATEAAAEFEAMMQRMQEYMDNAEQHTPPSELRRVVETHPEERLCEFFTRTNCCRFGQACTFNHRRPMLSKIILIRHFFIHPLLQVADTKTEYAKSDEHLELTDHDLRADYDEFFKDVVGELEKFGKIVNFRAVRNTLPHLRGNVFIEYAQERFALRAFVNLQSRYYASRRLNVEFSNLNAWRGAICGLSLTRKCPKGYSCGYLHLFRNPNNVFNVNLETHTTPSSVRSHSNTPRCRAPSWNDDEKESRNWRWSESPELDLTNSKSKMNRSHRSSERRSRSKEDDKNNSKKSYSRRDYQPRSNNRSSSHKLKSHKLDRSRSRSPGRHRHASRHHKYNREINQGFSPKMSLQLMDTFKYKVADNIVS
- the LOC132791966 gene encoding uncharacterized protein LOC132791966, with translation MKVTLALATFCLVAACADAQKGRTTTTTATKPGRFLSLPVPAKCASRPKEFSYRGKNMFLSTHVPALANRKVDWLDGRNLCREYCMDLVALETQEKNNLIFRVIQQNDVPYIWTAGRICDFAGCENRPDLEPKNVYGWFWSATREKIQATNRIPQGWGYNPWSQTGHKKRPQPDNAEYDINQTKEQCLSVLNNVYNDGIAWHDVACYHEKPVICEDNEELLRYVAATNPGIRL